One Pseudodesulfovibrio alkaliphilus DNA segment encodes these proteins:
- the purF gene encoding amidophosphoribosyltransferase, translated as MKKEYCGLFGVYGHKEAARMTYFGLYALQHRGQESAGIVTWDGEKIREQKGMGLVAEVFNERHLGKELKGDIAMGHIRYSTTGASLIRNAQPFIVRHGDLRLAVAHNGNLVNTYELRTELERNGSIFQTTMDTEVFAHLIIKYLRETDTIEQAIVMACARVRGAYSMLILANDKLIALKDPNGVRPLGLGRVGDRYVIATETCAFDLIEAEYLRPIEPGEMVTIHKNKLTSCRFNDTEPRRQCIFELIYFARPDSHIFGDVVYERRKAMGVMLAREAPVDADFVMPFPDSGNYAAVGYSQESGLPLELAMIRNHYVGRTFIQPSQDMRDFSVRVKLNPVKSMVQGKRIIIIEDSIVRGTTIRARVRKLRELGAREIHLRVSCPAIRFPCFYGIDFSSKGELIAANHSVEDIARFMGLDSLHYLTIPGLLDSVTDDDAWCLACFDGNYPIPLSDMMGKGCLEAIPGIVKEFC; from the coding sequence ATGAAAAAAGAGTATTGCGGGCTTTTCGGAGTATACGGCCACAAGGAGGCCGCCAGGATGACCTACTTCGGCCTGTATGCCTTGCAGCATCGCGGGCAGGAGTCGGCAGGCATCGTCACCTGGGACGGCGAAAAGATCCGCGAGCAGAAGGGCATGGGGCTGGTGGCCGAGGTCTTCAACGAGCGGCACCTGGGCAAGGAGCTCAAGGGCGACATCGCCATGGGGCATATCCGCTATTCCACCACCGGGGCCTCGCTGATCCGTAACGCCCAGCCCTTCATTGTCCGCCATGGCGACCTGCGTCTGGCCGTGGCCCACAACGGCAACTTGGTCAACACCTATGAGCTGCGCACTGAGCTTGAGCGTAACGGGTCCATTTTTCAGACCACCATGGATACCGAGGTCTTCGCGCACCTGATCATCAAGTATCTGCGCGAGACCGACACCATTGAGCAGGCCATCGTCATGGCCTGCGCCAGGGTGCGCGGCGCATACTCCATGCTCATCCTGGCCAACGACAAGCTCATCGCCCTCAAGGACCCCAACGGCGTCCGGCCCCTCGGTCTGGGCCGGGTGGGTGATCGCTACGTCATTGCGACAGAGACCTGCGCCTTTGACCTGATCGAGGCCGAGTACCTGCGCCCCATCGAACCGGGCGAAATGGTGACCATTCACAAGAACAAGCTGACCTCCTGCCGCTTCAACGACACCGAGCCCAGGCGTCAGTGCATCTTCGAGCTGATCTATTTTGCCCGGCCCGATTCCCACATCTTCGGCGATGTGGTCTACGAGCGGCGCAAGGCCATGGGGGTGATGCTGGCCAGAGAGGCCCCGGTGGACGCGGACTTTGTCATGCCGTTCCCTGATTCGGGCAACTACGCGGCCGTGGGCTATTCCCAGGAGTCGGGTCTGCCGTTGGAACTGGCCATGATCCGCAACCATTATGTGGGGCGCACCTTCATCCAGCCCTCGCAGGACATGCGCGATTTCTCGGTGCGGGTGAAGCTCAACCCGGTCAAGAGCATGGTCCAGGGCAAGCGGATCATCATCATTGAGGATTCCATCGTCCGCGGGACCACCATCCGGGCCAGAGTCCGCAAGCTGCGCGAACTGGGCGCCCGCGAGATTCATCTGCGTGTGAGCTGCCCGGCCATCCGGTTTCCCTGTTTCTACGGCATCGACTTTTCGTCCAAGGGCGAACTGATCGCGGCCAACCATTCGGTGGAGGACATCGCCCGGTTCATGGGGCTCGACTCCCTGCACTACCTGACGATTCCGGGCCTGCTCGATTCGGTGACAGATGACGACGCATGGTGTTTGGCCTGTTTTGACGGCAACTATCCCATTCCCCTGTCCGATATGATGGGCAAGGGCTGCCTGGAGGCAATCCCGGGCATCGTCAAGGAATTTTGCTGA
- a CDS encoding YkgJ family cysteine cluster protein: protein MEKDRVRDHAPFTGGFVLAPNSAAFIDNVRRLFPGEDALILALFPPAGEHYRLTVDTMGACRFLGPEGCEIPYEARPYYCRLYPFWVVGREVTFFDSATCLARREERTLSRMLKCFDTNKASVTDLYGRLRLAWGLPPARGAHKVNKGF from the coding sequence ATGGAGAAAGACCGGGTCCGCGACCATGCGCCCTTTACCGGAGGCTTTGTTCTCGCCCCGAATTCGGCGGCCTTCATCGACAATGTCCGCCGACTGTTTCCGGGGGAGGACGCCTTGATCCTGGCACTCTTTCCGCCTGCAGGAGAGCACTATCGCCTGACGGTGGACACCATGGGCGCTTGCCGCTTTCTGGGTCCCGAAGGGTGCGAGATCCCCTATGAGGCCCGGCCATACTACTGCCGCCTGTATCCTTTTTGGGTGGTGGGGCGCGAAGTGACCTTCTTCGACTCCGCCACCTGCCTCGCACGGCGAGAGGAGCGGACGCTGTCGCGAATGCTCAAATGCTTTGATACCAACAAGGCTTCGGTCACGGACCTTTACGGAAGGCTTCGTCTGGCCTGGGGCCTGCCGCCTGCGCGTGGTGCACACAAGGTCAACAAAGGTTTTTGA
- a CDS encoding PhzF family phenazine biosynthesis protein, which produces MELDIYQVDAFAEEVFSGNPAAVVPLFEWLSDGLMQKIAQECGQSETAFFVRRGEYFELRWFTPEYEIDLCGHATLASAHVLYEFLDYADPVVVFETKSGRLFVDREAGLYSMDFPAWSVRPIQVTERVAKALGARPAELFMGERDMMAVFESEEEIRALEPDFRLVSKLDGLCMICTAPGLDYDFVSRTFVPLTGVPEDPVTGSAHCTLVPFWAKRLGRSSLRARQVSARGGVLVCEDMGDRVKIAGHAVTFMRGTIIL; this is translated from the coding sequence ATGGAACTCGATATCTATCAGGTGGACGCCTTTGCCGAAGAGGTCTTCAGCGGCAATCCGGCGGCGGTGGTGCCGCTCTTCGAGTGGCTGAGCGATGGGTTGATGCAGAAGATCGCCCAGGAATGCGGCCAGTCCGAGACCGCCTTCTTCGTGCGCCGGGGCGAATACTTCGAGCTTCGCTGGTTCACCCCGGAATATGAAATAGACCTGTGCGGCCACGCCACCCTGGCCAGCGCCCATGTGCTTTACGAGTTCCTTGACTACGCCGATCCGGTGGTGGTTTTCGAGACCAAGAGCGGACGGCTTTTTGTGGACCGGGAGGCGGGTCTGTATTCCATGGATTTCCCGGCCTGGAGCGTCCGGCCCATTCAGGTGACAGAGAGGGTCGCCAAGGCCCTGGGTGCCCGTCCCGCCGAGCTCTTCATGGGCGAGCGCGACATGATGGCCGTGTTCGAGTCCGAGGAGGAGATACGTGCCCTTGAGCCGGACTTCCGCCTTGTCTCCAAGCTGGACGGCCTGTGCATGATCTGCACCGCGCCCGGCCTGGACTACGATTTCGTTTCCCGCACCTTTGTTCCGCTCACCGGGGTGCCTGAAGATCCAGTTACCGGCTCGGCCCACTGCACCCTGGTGCCTTTCTGGGCCAAGCGGTTGGGTCGCTCGTCCCTGCGAGCCCGGCAGGTGTCCGCTCGCGGCGGAGTGCTCGTCTGCGAGGACATGGGGGACCGCGTCAAGATCGCGGGCCACGCCGTGACCTTCATGCGCGGGACCATCATACTCTGA
- a CDS encoding dihydroorotate dehydrogenase electron transfer subunit, translated as MSLRVCRNVTVLEVSPVGQRKRPDEFYEIRLSLPDWDGWKPGQFVMVRPASWELDMLWARPFSISSADADGLTLFVQKVGRGTARMARLAPGDQVALWGPLGNSFAVEPDTPTLLLAGGIGIAPFRGYVERHPHPENLRLFLAHRLPLECYPYDLLSNRVDCRCLLEACPADLDLIIAALREQIAEYAAKDGLILACGPTPFMRTVQTFAAELGARAQVSLENRMACGVGACLGCVAPDAEGHHVQVCTRGPIFWADKVRL; from the coding sequence ATGTCCTTGAGGGTCTGCCGGAATGTTACGGTATTGGAAGTGTCCCCGGTCGGTCAACGGAAAAGGCCCGACGAATTTTACGAGATACGCCTCTCCCTGCCAGACTGGGATGGGTGGAAGCCCGGCCAGTTCGTCATGGTCCGGCCCGCTTCCTGGGAGCTGGATATGCTCTGGGCGCGGCCCTTTTCCATCTCTTCGGCGGATGCGGACGGCCTGACCCTCTTCGTTCAGAAGGTGGGGCGCGGCACGGCCCGCATGGCTCGCCTCGCGCCGGGCGATCAGGTAGCCCTGTGGGGGCCGCTTGGCAACTCGTTCGCCGTGGAGCCCGACACGCCGACCCTGCTGCTTGCCGGGGGCATCGGCATCGCACCTTTTCGCGGTTATGTCGAGCGTCATCCGCACCCGGAGAACCTGCGGCTTTTCCTGGCCCATCGGCTGCCCCTGGAATGCTACCCCTATGACCTGCTCTCGAACCGGGTGGACTGCCGCTGCCTGCTCGAAGCCTGTCCCGCCGACCTCGACCTGATCATCGCCGCCCTGCGCGAGCAGATCGCCGAATACGCGGCCAAGGACGGCCTGATCCTCGCCTGCGGCCCGACCCCGTTCATGCGTACGGTCCAGACGTTTGCCGCCGAGCTGGGGGCGCGAGCCCAGGTTTCGCTGGAAAACCGCATGGCCTGCGGGGTGGGCGCCTGCCTGGGCTGCGTCGCGCCCGACGCCGAGGGGCATCATGTCCAGGTCTGTACACGCGGGCCGATCTTCTGGGCCGACAAGGTTCGTCTGTAG
- a CDS encoding KpsF/GutQ family sugar-phosphate isomerase: MTARSDGTDWLALAREVLDIEIEGLRAVSGQLGGGFVRALTAMAECRGRVVITGIGKSGLVGRKIAATLSSTGTPAFFLHPVEGAHGDMGMIREEDVVLALSNSGGSDEVNAIIPTLRTLGATVIAMTGNTASAMAQLADITIEVHVPREACRMGLAPTSSTTAHLAVGDALAVCLMEWKSFGKEDFRKYHPGGSLGQRLAMCVDQLMHTDSLPVVDDGATVGRAVDVLNSGGLGLVAIIDGGERLLGVFTDGDVRRLVCAGGLDMDRPVARVMTASPRRAVAGESSAHVLDVMEQHQITVLPVVSEDGRLAGMVHLHDLLGKGALRFSGTAGRIAEPAGRS, translated from the coding sequence ATGACCGCAAGATCCGACGGAACCGATTGGCTTGCGCTGGCCCGCGAGGTGCTCGACATCGAGATCGAGGGGTTGCGAGCCGTTTCCGGGCAGCTGGGTGGGGGATTCGTGCGCGCCCTGACGGCCATGGCCGAGTGCCGGGGCCGTGTGGTCATCACCGGCATAGGCAAGTCCGGGTTGGTGGGGCGCAAGATTGCCGCCACCCTGTCGAGTACGGGAACTCCCGCCTTTTTCCTGCATCCGGTGGAGGGAGCCCATGGCGACATGGGCATGATCAGGGAGGAGGATGTGGTCCTTGCCCTGTCCAACTCCGGCGGCAGCGACGAGGTCAACGCCATCATTCCCACCTTGCGCACCCTGGGGGCCACGGTCATCGCCATGACCGGGAACACCGCCTCGGCCATGGCCCAGCTGGCGGACATCACCATTGAAGTCCATGTGCCGAGAGAGGCGTGTCGCATGGGGCTTGCCCCCACATCAAGCACCACGGCGCACCTTGCCGTGGGCGATGCCCTGGCCGTCTGCCTCATGGAGTGGAAGTCCTTTGGCAAGGAGGATTTCCGAAAGTATCATCCGGGCGGTTCCTTGGGGCAACGGCTGGCCATGTGCGTGGACCAGCTCATGCACACCGACTCCCTTCCCGTGGTGGACGATGGAGCGACAGTGGGGCGGGCCGTGGATGTGCTCAATTCGGGCGGTCTCGGCCTCGTGGCCATCATTGACGGCGGCGAAAGGCTGCTGGGCGTGTTCACTGACGGCGATGTGCGTCGGCTGGTCTGCGCGGGCGGCCTGGACATGGACCGGCCCGTGGCCCGTGTCATGACCGCCTCGCCGCGCCGGGCAGTGGCGGGCGAGTCTTCGGCCCATGTCCTTGATGTCATGGAGCAGCACCAGATTACCGTGCTCCCTGTGGTCAGCGAGGACGGTCGGCTGGCGGGCATGGTCCACCTTCACGATCTGCTGGGCAAAGGGGCGCTGCGGTTCTCGGGAACGGCCGGTCGCATTGCGGAGCCTGCGGGAAGGTCATGA
- a CDS encoding penicillin-binding protein 1A, with protein sequence MKVLKIFLVFLLVCLLAGVGAAFGLYHWASRDLPGFRNIADYKPPLVTTVYGANDEVLGYFYREKRFLITLDQMTPWLPKAFLAAEDSSFYQHDGVDMTAILRAFLANVKAGRTKQGGSTITQQIIKRLLLTPERSYTRKLKEAILAFRLENYLTKEEILTIYLNQIFLGANSYGVEAASRTYFARHATDLTLAQAAMLAGLPQAPSRYNPYQNFELAKQRQRYVLDQLLSLRWITREQFDEAMAEEIELVSMDDPSWRVGAYYLEEVRRWLVDRYGEDETYTAGLTVTTPCNLKHQAAAEKALRRGLLDSAQRRGWTGPVETISPGDVGRVLDEGPQTVDPIGDKSSPFKAWVAQVDKDRASVRFGRFHGVIPLKAMWWVREPDVRKSHEDVPAPSDARRVLKEGDVVWVTVAKAPESPQGVWTLDLEREPVVEGALVSMTPESGEVLALVGGYSFGRSQFNRATQARRQPGSAFKPVVYSAAMDAGFTPASMVLDAPIVYADDALGKLWRPENFEGTYEGPTLLRTALVKSKNLVTIRVAQRIGLRAIIERARAMGLESDFPPDLSVSLGSSVVTLMNLCEAYSAFARGGSYVKPRTVLSVRSAWGEELFTSVPEVVDAISPQTAYIMTSLMKEVVRDGTGWRARVLNRPVAAKTGTSNDENDAWFMGFTPYLLTGVYVGFDEMRPMGKWETGARAASPLWVDYRKQVEEDYPYQDFPEPPGVVMVRVDGATGRLASSGSGTQYFLPFKVGTEPTQAAASGGAAEDAGGSADDLFKQMF encoded by the coding sequence ATGAAAGTGCTCAAGATTTTTCTCGTATTTCTTTTGGTCTGCCTGCTCGCCGGGGTGGGAGCTGCCTTTGGCCTGTACCACTGGGCGTCCAGGGATTTGCCCGGCTTCAGGAACATCGCCGACTACAAACCGCCGCTGGTGACCACGGTTTACGGCGCTAACGACGAGGTTCTCGGGTATTTCTATAGGGAGAAGCGGTTCCTGATAACCCTGGACCAGATGACTCCGTGGCTGCCCAAGGCGTTTCTGGCCGCCGAGGATTCGAGCTTCTATCAGCACGACGGCGTGGACATGACGGCCATCCTGCGGGCTTTCCTGGCCAACGTCAAGGCGGGGCGCACCAAGCAGGGCGGCTCCACCATCACCCAGCAGATCATTAAACGGCTGCTCCTGACCCCGGAGCGAAGCTACACGCGCAAGCTCAAGGAGGCGATCCTTGCCTTCCGGCTGGAAAACTACCTGACCAAGGAAGAGATACTGACCATTTATCTCAACCAGATATTTCTCGGAGCCAATTCCTACGGCGTTGAGGCCGCCTCGCGCACCTATTTCGCCCGTCACGCCACGGACCTGACCCTGGCCCAGGCAGCCATGCTGGCCGGCCTGCCCCAGGCTCCGAGTCGTTACAACCCCTATCAGAACTTCGAGCTGGCCAAGCAGCGCCAGCGCTACGTCCTTGATCAGCTCCTCTCGCTTCGCTGGATCACCCGCGAGCAGTTCGACGAGGCCATGGCCGAGGAAATCGAGCTGGTCAGCATGGATGATCCGTCCTGGCGGGTCGGGGCGTACTATCTTGAGGAGGTGCGTCGCTGGCTGGTGGACCGCTACGGTGAAGACGAGACCTACACCGCTGGTCTGACCGTAACCACCCCCTGCAATCTCAAGCATCAGGCCGCTGCCGAAAAGGCGCTACGGCGGGGGCTGCTGGATTCGGCTCAGCGGCGCGGATGGACAGGGCCTGTCGAGACCATCAGCCCGGGCGATGTGGGCCGGGTGCTTGACGAAGGGCCGCAGACGGTGGACCCCATCGGGGACAAGTCCTCGCCCTTCAAGGCCTGGGTGGCCCAGGTGGACAAGGACAGGGCTTCTGTTCGCTTCGGCAGATTCCATGGCGTTATTCCGCTCAAGGCCATGTGGTGGGTGCGCGAGCCCGACGTGCGCAAGAGCCATGAGGACGTACCCGCCCCGAGCGATGCCCGCCGGGTGCTCAAGGAGGGCGACGTGGTCTGGGTCACCGTGGCCAAGGCGCCCGAATCGCCCCAGGGCGTGTGGACACTTGACCTGGAGCGCGAACCCGTTGTGGAGGGCGCCCTGGTCTCCATGACGCCTGAGAGCGGCGAGGTGCTGGCCCTGGTGGGTGGTTATTCCTTTGGCCGCAGCCAGTTCAACCGCGCCACCCAGGCCAGACGCCAGCCCGGCTCGGCCTTTAAGCCCGTCGTTTATTCGGCGGCCATGGACGCCGGGTTCACACCCGCTTCCATGGTCCTCGACGCCCCTATCGTCTATGCCGACGATGCCCTGGGCAAGCTGTGGCGGCCCGAAAACTTCGAGGGCACCTACGAGGGGCCGACCCTGTTGCGTACCGCCCTGGTCAAGTCCAAGAACCTAGTCACCATTCGCGTGGCCCAGCGTATCGGCCTCCGGGCCATCATTGAGCGGGCGCGGGCCATGGGCCTTGAGAGCGACTTCCCCCCGGACCTCTCGGTGTCGTTGGGTTCGTCCGTGGTCACGTTGATGAATCTGTGCGAGGCGTACAGCGCCTTTGCTCGAGGCGGCTCGTACGTCAAGCCGCGCACCGTGCTCTCGGTCCGTTCGGCCTGGGGCGAGGAATTGTTCACTTCGGTGCCCGAGGTAGTGGATGCCATCAGCCCGCAAACAGCCTACATCATGACCAGCCTGATGAAGGAAGTCGTGCGCGACGGTACAGGCTGGCGGGCACGAGTGCTCAACCGTCCCGTGGCGGCCAAGACCGGCACCTCCAACGACGAAAACGACGCCTGGTTCATGGGCTTCACTCCCTATTTGCTCACGGGCGTGTACGTCGGCTTTGACGAGATGCGTCCCATGGGCAAGTGGGAGACGGGAGCGCGGGCGGCCAGTCCCCTGTGGGTGGACTATCGCAAACAGGTGGAGGAGGATTATCCCTATCAGGACTTCCCGGAACCGCCGGGAGTTGTTATGGTCCGGGTGGACGGGGCCACTGGGCGGCTTGCCTCATCCGGCTCGGGAACGCAGTATTTCCTGCCGTTCAAGGTGGGCACCGAGCCAACCCAGGCCGCCGCGTCCGGCGGAGCGGCCGAGGACGCGGGCGGCTCGGCCGACGATCTCTTCAAGCAGATGTTCTGA
- a CDS encoding U32 family peptidase — translation MAPAGDAPSFLAAVAAGADAVYVGLKHFSARMQATNFSISELAQLASLGRDRGTRTYVAMNTLVKPGDPEAAGRLVERLEKYVKPYALIVQDLGMITLARQAGFSGELHLSTLANLSHPAGLEVAKKLGVNRVVVPRELNLDEVKLMAEACPKGLDLEIFVHGALCHCVSGRCYWSSYLGGKSGLRGRCVQPCRRLYKQGKQDAERLFSCTDLSLDVLTKPLLDMPRVTAWKIEGRKKGPHYVYYTVRAYQMLRDNPGDAQAKKAAADLLDQALGRPTSHSTFLPQRPFMPIQPGGETSSGRLVGEVKRDQKKLYFQPREDLHPGDLLRVGYEDQPGHRTLSIRRRVPKRGRMDIPTSAKHQGPPLPSGTKVFLVDRREPELVKLIKGLEAELALFPAPETSEPKFVPKWPKNAVRAKVKPENVSLYRLPPRSRINGRAAYWLERASLGKVARGLTGRVQWWLPPVIWPDEDKKYRALIKEAVKNGAREFVINAPWQAAYFTDRKRVALVAGPFCNAANRFALQTLKDLGCSSAIVSPELSGEDMLELARNTPLPLGAVIRGMWPFGLSRFLANSVRFDSPVKSPMHEVLFVRKYGQTNWLFPAWELDLGDEYRTLDRAGFKTFVTMLEDWPKDVPKPRRTSTFNWKLQLL, via the coding sequence ATGGCGCCCGCTGGGGATGCGCCGTCCTTCCTCGCTGCGGTGGCGGCCGGGGCGGACGCCGTGTACGTGGGGCTCAAGCACTTTTCGGCCCGCATGCAGGCCACCAACTTCTCTATCAGCGAGCTGGCGCAACTGGCAAGCCTGGGCCGCGACCGCGGAACCCGCACATACGTCGCCATGAACACCCTGGTCAAGCCCGGCGATCCCGAGGCTGCAGGAAGGCTCGTGGAGCGGCTTGAGAAATACGTCAAGCCCTACGCCCTCATCGTCCAGGATCTGGGCATGATCACCCTGGCCCGCCAGGCCGGATTCTCGGGCGAGCTGCACCTCTCGACCCTGGCGAACCTGAGCCATCCGGCCGGGCTCGAAGTGGCGAAAAAGCTCGGCGTCAACCGCGTGGTGGTTCCCCGAGAGCTGAACCTCGACGAGGTCAAGCTCATGGCCGAGGCGTGTCCCAAGGGCCTGGACCTTGAAATCTTCGTCCACGGCGCATTGTGCCACTGCGTTTCCGGCCGCTGCTACTGGAGCAGCTACCTTGGCGGCAAGTCCGGCCTGCGCGGCCGTTGCGTCCAGCCCTGCCGCCGCCTCTACAAGCAAGGCAAGCAGGACGCCGAGCGCCTCTTCTCCTGCACCGATCTCTCCCTTGACGTGCTGACCAAGCCGCTGCTGGACATGCCCAGGGTGACGGCATGGAAGATCGAGGGCCGCAAGAAAGGCCCCCACTACGTCTACTACACGGTGCGCGCCTACCAGATGCTGCGCGACAATCCGGGAGATGCCCAGGCCAAGAAGGCGGCCGCGGACCTGCTCGACCAGGCCCTGGGCCGACCCACCAGCCACTCCACCTTCCTGCCCCAGCGTCCCTTCATGCCCATCCAGCCCGGCGGGGAGACCAGCTCGGGCAGGCTCGTGGGCGAGGTCAAGCGCGACCAGAAAAAGCTCTATTTCCAGCCCCGAGAGGACCTGCATCCCGGCGATCTCCTGCGCGTGGGCTATGAGGACCAGCCCGGACACCGGACCCTGTCCATCCGCCGCCGCGTGCCCAAACGCGGCCGCATGGACATCCCGACCTCGGCCAAGCACCAGGGACCACCCCTGCCATCCGGCACCAAGGTCTTCCTGGTGGATCGGCGCGAACCGGAGCTGGTCAAACTGATCAAGGGGCTGGAGGCCGAATTGGCCCTGTTCCCAGCCCCTGAGACCAGCGAGCCGAAGTTTGTGCCCAAGTGGCCGAAAAACGCAGTGCGGGCCAAGGTCAAGCCGGAGAACGTCTCCCTCTATCGGCTGCCTCCTCGAAGCCGCATCAACGGCCGGGCAGCCTACTGGCTCGAGCGCGCCTCTCTGGGCAAGGTGGCCCGAGGCCTGACCGGCCGCGTCCAGTGGTGGCTGCCTCCGGTCATCTGGCCCGACGAGGACAAGAAATACCGTGCCCTGATCAAGGAAGCGGTCAAGAACGGTGCCCGCGAGTTCGTCATCAACGCGCCCTGGCAGGCTGCCTACTTCACGGACCGCAAGAGAGTCGCCCTGGTGGCCGGTCCCTTCTGCAACGCAGCCAACCGCTTCGCCCTCCAGACCCTCAAGGACTTGGGCTGCTCCTCGGCCATAGTCAGCCCGGAACTCTCGGGCGAGGACATGCTCGAACTGGCGCGGAACACTCCGCTCCCCCTGGGCGCGGTCATCAGGGGCATGTGGCCCTTTGGCCTGTCGCGTTTCCTGGCCAATTCGGTCCGGTTCGATTCGCCCGTCAAAAGCCCCATGCACGAAGTGCTCTTCGTACGCAAATACGGGCAGACCAACTGGCTCTTCCCGGCCTGGGAGCTGGACCTGGGCGATGAATACCGCACCCTGGACAGGGCGGGCTTCAAGACCTTCGTCACCATGCTTGAGGACTGGCCCAAGGATGTCCCCAAACCGCGACGCACCAGCACCTTCAACTGGAAACTGCAACTGCTGTAA